The Acanthochromis polyacanthus isolate Apoly-LR-REF ecotype Palm Island chromosome 5, KAUST_Apoly_ChrSc, whole genome shotgun sequence genome includes a window with the following:
- the LOC110957745 gene encoding putative methyltransferase-like protein 7A, whose amino-acid sequence MTLAMTLLTAVMNILCLPLHLMYAVGGYRIYERIFPMCLSGFSIAYNEKMHEQKKELFRSLTQFAKPGGRLTVLEIGCGSGTNFQYYPAGCKVICTDPNPHFEKYLSKSMADNDHLSYERFVVATGEDLGAVGYESVDAVVCTLVLCSVNDIQQTLREALRILRPGGAFFFMEHVVAEPSTWSYFFQHVLQPLWYYCGGCKATRETWKHLERAGFSDLKLRHIQAPLPFVIKPHIVGYAVK is encoded by the exons ATGACGCTCGCAATGACATTGTTGACGGCGGTGATGAATATTTTGTGTCTGCCGCTGCATTTAATGTACGCCGTGGGCGGGTATCGCATCTACGAACGCATTTTCCCCATGTGTCTAAGTGGCTTCTCGATCGCCTACAACGAGAAGATGCATGAGCAGAAGAAGGAGCTGTTCCGCAGTCTGACCCAGTTCGCCAAGCCCGGCGGCCGCCTCACGGTGCTGGAGATCGGCTGCGGCTCCGGGACCAATTTCCAGTACTACCCGGCCGGATGCAAAGTGATCTGCACCGACCCCAACCCGCACTTCGAGAAGTATCTGAGCAAGAGCATGGCCGACAACGACCACCTGTCATATGAGCGGTTCGTGGTGGCCAccggggaggacctgggcgcaGTCGGGTACGAGTCGGTGGACGCGGTGGTCTGCACGCTGGTGCTCTGCTCCGTTAACGACATCCAGCAGACCCTGAGGGAGGCGCTCCGGATCCTGCGGCCT GGTGGAGCCTTCTTCTTCATGGAGCACGTGGTTGCAGAGCCATCCACTTGGTCCTACTTCTTCCAGCACGTCCTGCAGCCCCTCTGGTACTACTGCGGCGGATGCAAGGCCACCCGGGAAACATGGAAGCACCTGGAGAGAGCCGGATTCTCTGATCTCAAACTAAGACACATCCAAGCACCACTCCCCTTCGTGATCAAACCACACATTGTGGGCTATGCTGTCAAATAG